A single Hippopotamus amphibius kiboko isolate mHipAmp2 chromosome 5, mHipAmp2.hap2, whole genome shotgun sequence DNA region contains:
- the ADD3 gene encoding gamma-adducin isoform X1, translating to MSSDASQGVVTTPPPPSMPHKERYFDRINENDPEYIRERNMSPDLRQDFNMMEQRKRVTQILQSPAFREDLECLIQEQMKKGHNPTGLLALQQIADYIMASSFSGFTSPPLSLGMVTPINDLPGADTSSYVKGEKLTRCKLASLYRLVDLFGWAHLANTYISVRISKEQDHIIIIPRGLSFSEASASNLVKVNIIGEVVDQGSTNLKIDHTGFSPHAAVYSTRPDVKCVIHIHTLATAAVSSMKCGILPISQESLILGDVTYYDYQGSLDEQEERIQLQKVLGPSCKVLVLRNHGVVALGETVEEAFHYIFNVQIACEIQVRALAGAGGVDNLLILDLQKYKASTHTVAASGGGGVNIGSHQKWKVGEIEFEGLMRTLDNLGYRTGYAYRHPLIREKPRHKSDVEIPATVTAFSFEDDAVPLSPLKYMAQRQQREKTRWLNSPNTYMKVNVPEESRNGETSPRTKITWMKAEDSSKVTSGTPIKIEDPNQFVPLNTNPNEVLEKRNKIREQNRYDLKTAGPQSQLLAGIVVDKPPSTMQFEDDDHAPPAPPNPFSHLTEGELEEYKRTIERKQQGLEDAEQELLSDDASSVSQIQSQTQSPQHIPEKLEENHELFSKSFISMDMPVLIVNGKDDVHGVEDELAQRVSRLSTSTTIENIEITIKSPEKIEEILSPEGSPSKSPSKKKKKFRTPSFLKKNKKKEKVEA from the exons GCCTTTCGGGAAGACCTGGAATGCCTTATTCAGGAACAGATGAAGAAAGGCCACAACCCAACTGGATTACTAGCATTACAACAGATTGCAGATTACATCATGGCCAGTTCCTTTTCAGGCTTTACTTCACCTCCCCTCA gtCTCGGCATGGTCACACCTATCAatgatcttcctggggcagataCATCCTCGTACGTGAAGGGAGAAAAGCTTACTCGTTGTAAACTTGCCAGCCTGTACAGACTAGTGGACTTGTTTGGATGGGCCCACCTGGCAAATACATATATCTCA gtAAGAATAAGTAAGGAGCAAGACCACATAATAATAATTCCCAGAGGCCTGTCTTTTTCTGAAGCCTCAGCCTCCAATTTG gTGAAAGTCAATATAATAGGAGAAGTGGTTGATCAGGGAAGTACTAATTTGAAAATTGACCATACAGGCTTCAGTCCCCATGCCGCAGTCTATTCAACGCGTCCTGATGTTAAGTGCGTGATACACATCCACACCCTTGCAACAGCAGCT GTATCCTCCATGAAGTGCGGGATCCTTCCAATTTCTCAAGAGTCCCTGATCCTGGGAGATGTCACCTATTATGACTACCAAGGGTCACTTGATGAACAGGAGGAGAGAATTCAACTGCAGAAAGTTCTGGGGCCAAGTTGTAAG GTGCTGGTACTCAGAAATCATGGTGTGGTAGCACTTGGAGAAACAGTTGAGGAGgcttttcattacatttttaatgtgCAGATAGCCTGTGAGATTCAG GTGCGGGCATTAGCAGGGGCAGGTGGAGTAGACAATCTGCTTATACTGGATCTTCAGAAGTATAAAGCTTCCACTCACACTGTAGCAGCatctggaggaggaggagtgaaTATAGGTTCCCATCAAAAATGGAAGGTTGGCGAGATTGAGTTCGAAGGGCTGATGAGGACTCTGGACAATTTG GGATATAGAACAGGCTATGCTTACAGACATCCTCTCATTCGAGAAAAGCCTAGGCACAAGAGTGATGTGGAGATCCCAGCGACTGTGACTGCCTTTTCCTTCGAAGATGATGCCGTGCCACTCTCTCCTCTCAAATACATGGCACAGAGGCAGCAGCGTGAAAAAACACGATGGCTGAACTCACCAAATACCTACATGAAAGTGAATGTGCCTGAGGAGTCTCGGAACGGGGAGACCAGTCCCAGGACCAAAATCACA TGGATGAAAGCAGAGGACTCTTCTAAAGTTACTAGTGGAACACCTATCAAAATTGAAGATCCAAATCAGTTTGTTCCTTTAAACACAAACCCGAATGAGGtactagaaaagagaaataag ATTCGAGAACAAAATCGGTATGACTTGAAAACAGCAGGACCACAATCTCAGTTGCTTGCTGGAATTGTTGTGGATAAGCCTCCTTCT ACCATGCAGTTTGAAGATGATGATCATGCCCCACCAGCTCCTCCCAACCCCTTCAGTCATCTCACAGAAGGAGAACTTGAAGAGTATAAGAGGACAATCGAACGTAAACAGCAAGGCCTGGAAG ATGCTGAGCAGGAATTACTCTCAGATGACGCTTCATCTGTTTCACAAATTCAGTCTCAAACTCAGTCACCGCAACATATCCCTGAAAAATTAGAAG AAAATCATGAGCTGTTTTCCAAGAGCTTTATCTCCATGGACATGCCTGTCCTGATAGTGAATGGCAAGGATGACGTGCATGGTGTGGAAGATGAGCTTGCTCAGCGAGTGAGCAGGTTATCTACAAGCACCACCATAGAAAACATCGAGATTACCATTAAGTCTCcagaaaaaattgaagaaatccTGTCACCTGAAGGCTCACCTTCAAAATCACcatccaagaaaaagaagaaattccgCACTCcttcttttctgaaaaagaacaaaaaaaaggagaaagttgAAGCCTAA
- the ADD3 gene encoding gamma-adducin isoform X2, protein MSSDASQGVVTTPPPPSMPHKERYFDRINENDPEYIRERNMSPDLRQDFNMMEQRKRVTQILQSPAFREDLECLIQEQMKKGHNPTGLLALQQIADYIMASSFSGFTSPPLSLGMVTPINDLPGADTSSYVKGEKLTRCKLASLYRLVDLFGWAHLANTYISVRISKEQDHIIIIPRGLSFSEASASNLVKVNIIGEVVDQGSTNLKIDHTGFSPHAAVYSTRPDVKCVIHIHTLATAAVSSMKCGILPISQESLILGDVTYYDYQGSLDEQEERIQLQKVLGPSCKVLVLRNHGVVALGETVEEAFHYIFNVQIACEIQVRALAGAGGVDNLLILDLQKYKASTHTVAASGGGGVNIGSHQKWKVGEIEFEGLMRTLDNLGYRTGYAYRHPLIREKPRHKSDVEIPATVTAFSFEDDAVPLSPLKYMAQRQQREKTRWLNSPNTYMKVNVPEESRNGETSPRTKITWMKAEDSSKVTSGTPIKIEDPNQFVPLNTNPNEVLEKRNKIREQNRYDLKTAGPQSQLLAGIVVDKPPSTMQFEDDDHAPPAPPNPFSHLTEGELEEYKRTIERKQQGLEENHELFSKSFISMDMPVLIVNGKDDVHGVEDELAQRVSRLSTSTTIENIEITIKSPEKIEEILSPEGSPSKSPSKKKKKFRTPSFLKKNKKKEKVEA, encoded by the exons GCCTTTCGGGAAGACCTGGAATGCCTTATTCAGGAACAGATGAAGAAAGGCCACAACCCAACTGGATTACTAGCATTACAACAGATTGCAGATTACATCATGGCCAGTTCCTTTTCAGGCTTTACTTCACCTCCCCTCA gtCTCGGCATGGTCACACCTATCAatgatcttcctggggcagataCATCCTCGTACGTGAAGGGAGAAAAGCTTACTCGTTGTAAACTTGCCAGCCTGTACAGACTAGTGGACTTGTTTGGATGGGCCCACCTGGCAAATACATATATCTCA gtAAGAATAAGTAAGGAGCAAGACCACATAATAATAATTCCCAGAGGCCTGTCTTTTTCTGAAGCCTCAGCCTCCAATTTG gTGAAAGTCAATATAATAGGAGAAGTGGTTGATCAGGGAAGTACTAATTTGAAAATTGACCATACAGGCTTCAGTCCCCATGCCGCAGTCTATTCAACGCGTCCTGATGTTAAGTGCGTGATACACATCCACACCCTTGCAACAGCAGCT GTATCCTCCATGAAGTGCGGGATCCTTCCAATTTCTCAAGAGTCCCTGATCCTGGGAGATGTCACCTATTATGACTACCAAGGGTCACTTGATGAACAGGAGGAGAGAATTCAACTGCAGAAAGTTCTGGGGCCAAGTTGTAAG GTGCTGGTACTCAGAAATCATGGTGTGGTAGCACTTGGAGAAACAGTTGAGGAGgcttttcattacatttttaatgtgCAGATAGCCTGTGAGATTCAG GTGCGGGCATTAGCAGGGGCAGGTGGAGTAGACAATCTGCTTATACTGGATCTTCAGAAGTATAAAGCTTCCACTCACACTGTAGCAGCatctggaggaggaggagtgaaTATAGGTTCCCATCAAAAATGGAAGGTTGGCGAGATTGAGTTCGAAGGGCTGATGAGGACTCTGGACAATTTG GGATATAGAACAGGCTATGCTTACAGACATCCTCTCATTCGAGAAAAGCCTAGGCACAAGAGTGATGTGGAGATCCCAGCGACTGTGACTGCCTTTTCCTTCGAAGATGATGCCGTGCCACTCTCTCCTCTCAAATACATGGCACAGAGGCAGCAGCGTGAAAAAACACGATGGCTGAACTCACCAAATACCTACATGAAAGTGAATGTGCCTGAGGAGTCTCGGAACGGGGAGACCAGTCCCAGGACCAAAATCACA TGGATGAAAGCAGAGGACTCTTCTAAAGTTACTAGTGGAACACCTATCAAAATTGAAGATCCAAATCAGTTTGTTCCTTTAAACACAAACCCGAATGAGGtactagaaaagagaaataag ATTCGAGAACAAAATCGGTATGACTTGAAAACAGCAGGACCACAATCTCAGTTGCTTGCTGGAATTGTTGTGGATAAGCCTCCTTCT ACCATGCAGTTTGAAGATGATGATCATGCCCCACCAGCTCCTCCCAACCCCTTCAGTCATCTCACAGAAGGAGAACTTGAAGAGTATAAGAGGACAATCGAACGTAAACAGCAAGGCCTGGAAG AAAATCATGAGCTGTTTTCCAAGAGCTTTATCTCCATGGACATGCCTGTCCTGATAGTGAATGGCAAGGATGACGTGCATGGTGTGGAAGATGAGCTTGCTCAGCGAGTGAGCAGGTTATCTACAAGCACCACCATAGAAAACATCGAGATTACCATTAAGTCTCcagaaaaaattgaagaaatccTGTCACCTGAAGGCTCACCTTCAAAATCACcatccaagaaaaagaagaaattccgCACTCcttcttttctgaaaaagaacaaaaaaaaggagaaagttgAAGCCTAA